One window of the Eucalyptus grandis isolate ANBG69807.140 chromosome 8, ASM1654582v1, whole genome shotgun sequence genome contains the following:
- the LOC104414593 gene encoding adenosylhomocysteinase 1 isoform X1, whose protein sequence is MALPAERTASGREYKVKDMSQADFGRLEIQLAEVQMPALMSCRSVFGPSQPLKGARITGSVHMTIQTAVLIETLTALGAEARWCSCNTFSTQDHAAAVIARDSAAVFAPKGETPQEYWWCIERALEWGPGGGPDLIVGDGGDAILLIHEGIKAEEAYENTGNLPDPASTDNTELQIVLTIIRDGLETDLKRYHKMKERLVGVSVATATAVERLYRMQANGTLLFPVINVNDSVTETKFQNLCGCRPSGPDGLLMATDIKIAGKVAVVCGYGDVGKDCAAALKKAGACVIVTEINPIRALQALMEGILVLTLEDVVSEADIFIVTAGGSKGITVDHMRKMKNNAIVCNSGPFDKAIDMPGLESFPGMKRITFNPQTDRWVFPDTESGVIVLADGRLVNLGHPSSVMSSCTFTNQVMAQLELWMERETGKYEKKVYAMPKHLDEKVAILHLGKLGAKLTKLSMEHSD, encoded by the exons atggCGTTGCCAGCGGAGAGAACCGCCAGCGGCCGCGAGTACAAGGTCAAGGACATGTCGCAAGCGGACTTCGGCCGCCTCGAGATCCAGCTCGCGGAGGTCCAAATGCCCGCCCTCATGTCCTGCCGCTCGGTGTTTGGCCCCTCGCAACCACTCAAGGGCGCAAGGATCACCGGCTCCGTCCACATGACCATCCAGACTGCCGTCCTCATCGAGACCCTCACCGCCCTCGGCGCCGAGGCCCGCTGGTGCTCGTGCAACACCTTCTCCACCCAGGACCACGCGGCGGCTGTCATCGCCCGCGACTCCGCTGCCGTCTTTGCCCCGAAGGGCGAGACGCCCCAGGAGTACTGGTGGTGCATCGAGCGGGCCCTCGAGTGGGGCCCCGGCGGTGGCCCTGACCTCATCGTCGGCGATGGGGGCGATGCCATCCTCCTCATCCATGAGGGCATCAAGGCGGAGGAGGCCTACGAGAACACTGGGAATCTCCCCGACCCGGCGTCCACTGATAATACGGAGTTGCAGATCGTGCTGACCATAATCAGGGATGGGTTGGAGACCGATCTGAAGAGGTACCACAAGATGAAGGAGAGACTCGTCGGAGTCTCCGTGGCGACCGCCACTGCTGTCGAGAGGCTGTACCGGATGCAGGCCAATGGGACTCTCTTATTCCCCGTTATTAATGTCAACGACTCTGTCACCGAGACCAAG TTTCAAAATTTGTGCGGTTGCCGCCCCTCTGGGCCTGACGGTCTACTGATGGCCACCGACATTAAGATTGCCGGGAAAGTTGCTGTGGTCTGTGGATATGGAGACGTCGGCAAGGACTGCGCTGCTGCCCTGAAGAAGGCCGGTGCTTGTGTCATTGTGACCGAAATCAATCCCATCCGCGCTCTCCAGGCTCTCATGGAAGGTATCCTGGTCCTAACCCTCGAGGATGTTGTCTCCGAGGCCGACATCTTTATCGTCACCGCGGGCGGCAGCAAGGGCATCACGGTCGACCacatgaggaagatgaagaacaaCGCCATTGTCTGCAACAGTGGTCCCTTCGATAAGGCGATTGACATGCCCGGACTCGAGAGCTTCCCGGGCATGAAGCGCATCACCTTCAATCCCCAGACGGACAGGTGGGTCTTCCCCGACACCGAGTCGGGCGTCATTGTCTTGGCGGACGGACGCCTCGTGAACTTGGGCCACCCTAGCTCGGTGATGTCCTCCTGCACCTTCACGAACCAGGTGATGGCGCAGCTGGAGCTGTGGATGGAAAGGGAGACGGGCAAGTATGAGAAGAAGGTCTACGCCATGCCCAAGCACCTGGACGAGAAGGTGGCCATTCTTCACCTCGGCAAGCTTGGCGCTAAGCTCACCAAGCTTAGCATGGAGCATTCCGACTAG
- the LOC120286842 gene encoding uncharacterized protein LOC120286842 isoform X2, giving the protein MSSERLQGSVELDSACRALTLLCRRICVNVEMLVVLCANIQLAEGKGFKCRRFCKMPVMRDLSATNRRRRSIVWDHFKRIPCADKSIRGA; this is encoded by the exons ATGAGTTCAGAGCGTCTTCAAGGTTCCGTCGAATTGGATTCTGCCTGTCGAGCGTTAACTTTGCTATGTCGGAGGATTTGTGTAAACGTCGAAATGCTCGTTGTGCTCTGTGCAAATATTCAATTGGCAGAGGGAAAAG GTTTCAAGTGTCGCAGATTTTGCAAGATGCCTGTGATGAGGGATCTTAGTGCCACAAATAGAAGGAGAAGATCCATTGTGTGGGATCACTTTAAAAGGATTCCTTGTGCAGACAAGAGCATTAGAG GGGCTTAA
- the LOC120286842 gene encoding uncharacterized protein LOC120286842 isoform X3, producing the protein MTPLAVLGYLHLTGKLESRKVFRQCFKCRRFCKMPVMRDLSATNRRRRSIVWDHFKRIPCADKSIRELLTTNMELNLILDSFDD; encoded by the exons ATGACTCCGTTAGCTGTGTTAGGTTATCTGCATCTTACGGGGAAGCTAGAGTCGAGAAAAGTATTCCGTCAGT GTTTCAAGTGTCGCAGATTTTGCAAGATGCCTGTGATGAGGGATCTTAGTGCCACAAATAGAAGGAGAAGATCCATTGTGTGGGATCACTTTAAAAGGATTCCTTGTGCAGACAAGAGCATTAGAG AGTTGTTAACTACAAACATGGAATTGAACCTGATATTGGATTCTTTTGACGATTGA
- the LOC120286842 gene encoding uncharacterized protein LOC120286842 isoform X1 encodes MSSERLQGSVELDSACRALTLLCRRICVNVEMLVVLCANIQLAEGKGFKCRRFCKMPVMRDLSATNRRRRSIVWDHFKRIPCADKSIRELLTTNMELNLILDSFDD; translated from the exons ATGAGTTCAGAGCGTCTTCAAGGTTCCGTCGAATTGGATTCTGCCTGTCGAGCGTTAACTTTGCTATGTCGGAGGATTTGTGTAAACGTCGAAATGCTCGTTGTGCTCTGTGCAAATATTCAATTGGCAGAGGGAAAAG GTTTCAAGTGTCGCAGATTTTGCAAGATGCCTGTGATGAGGGATCTTAGTGCCACAAATAGAAGGAGAAGATCCATTGTGTGGGATCACTTTAAAAGGATTCCTTGTGCAGACAAGAGCATTAGAG AGTTGTTAACTACAAACATGGAATTGAACCTGATATTGGATTCTTTTGACGATTGA
- the LOC120287780 gene encoding adenosylhomocysteinase 1-like: MALPVERAASRREYKVKDMSQADFGRLLIELAEDQMPALMSCRSVFGPSQPLKGARITGSVHMTIQTAVLIESLTALGAEVRCCSRNAFSTQDHAAAAIARDSAAVFAWKGETPQDYWWCIERALDWGPGGVPDLIIDDGGDATLLIHEGVKAEEVYESTGNIPDPASTNNPELQIRLTIIRDGLETDPQRYHKMKERLVGVSEATATAVERLYGMQANGTLLFPVINVNDSVTETKFQNLCGCRPSGPDGLLMAAGVEIAGKVAVVCGYGVVGKDRAAALKEAGARVIVTEIDPICALQAVQEGIQVKTLEDVVSEADIFVVTAGSSKGIIMVDHMRKMKNNAIICNVGPFDNAIDMLGLETFPGVKRITFNPQTDRWVFPDTELGVIVLAEGRLVNLGHATGHPCSVTSSCSFANQAMAQLELWMERETGKYEKKVYALPKHLDEKVASLHLGKLGAKLTKLSKEHAD; this comes from the exons ATGGCGTTGCCAGTGGAGAGAGCCGCCAGCCGCCGCGAGTACAAGGTCAAGGACATGTCGCAGGCCGACTTCGGCCGCCTCCTGATCGAGCTCGCGGAGGACCAAATGCCCGCCCTCATGTCCTGCCGCTCCGTGTTCGGCCCCTCGCAGCCCCTCAAGGGCGCGAGGATCACCGGCTCTGTCCACATGACCATCCAGACTGCCGTCCTCATCGAGAGCCTCACCGCTCTGGGTGCTGAGGTCCGCTGCTGCTCGCGCAACGCCTTCTCCACCCAGGACCACGCCGCGGCCGCCATCGCCCGCGACTCCGCTGCCGTCTTCGCCTGGAAGGGTGAGACGCCCCAGGACTACTGGTGGTGCATCGAGCGGGCCCTCGACTGGGGCCCCGGCGGCGTCCCCGACCTCATCATTGACGACGGAGGCGATGCCACCCTCCTCATCCACGAGGGCGTGAAGGCGGAGGAGGTCTATGAGAGCACCGGGAATATCCCCGACCCGGCGTCTACCAACAACCCGGAGTTGCAGATCCGGCTGACCATAATCAGGGACGGGTTGGAGACCGATCCGCAGAGGTACCACAAGATGAAGGAGAGACTCGTGGGAGTCTCCGAGGCGACCGCCACTGCTGTCGAGAGGTTGTACGGGATGCAGGCCAATGGGACTCTCTTATTCCCCGTTATTAATGTCAACGACTCTGTCACCGAGACTAAG TTTCAGAACTTGTGCGGTTGCCGCCCCTCTGGGCCTGACGGTCTACTGATGGCTGCCGGCGTCGAGATCGCCGGGAAAGTTGCTGTGGTCTGTGGATATGGAGTCGTCGGCAAGGACCGCGCTGCTGCCCTCAAGGAGGCCGGTGCTCGTGTCATTGTGACCGAGATCGATCCCATCTGTGCTCTCCAAGCTGTCCAAGAAGGTATCCAGGTCAAAACCCTGGAGGATGTTGTCTCCGAGGCCGACATCTTTGTCGTGACCGCCGGCAGCAGCAAGGGCATCATAATGGTCGACCacatgaggaagatgaagaataaTGCCATCATCTGCAACGTCGGTCCCTTCGATAACGCGATCGACATGCTCGGCCTCGAGACCTTTCCGGGCGTGAAGCGCATCACCTTCAATCCCCAGACGGACAGGTGGGTCTTCCCTGACACCGAGCTGGGCGTCATTGTGCTGGCGGAGGGCCGCCTCGTGAACTTGGGTCACGCCACCGGCCACCCTTGCTCAGTGACGTCCTCCTGCTCCTTCGCGAACCAGGCAATGGCGCAGCTGGAGCTTTGGATGGAAAGGGAGACGGGCAAGTATGAGAAGAAGGTCTACGCCTTGCCCAAGCACCTGGACGAGAAGGTGGCCAGTCTTCACCTCGGCAAGCTCGGCGCTAAGCTCACCAAGCTTAGCAAAGAGCATGCCGACTAG
- the LOC104414593 gene encoding adenosylhomocysteinase 1 isoform X2 has translation MALPAERTASGREYKVKDMSQADFGRLEIQLAEVQMPALMSCRSVFGPSQPLKGARITGSVHMTIQTAVLIETLTALGAEARWCSCNTFSTQDHAAAVIARDSAGIKAEEAYENTGNLPDPASTDNTELQIVLTIIRDGLETDLKRYHKMKERLVGVSVATATAVERLYRMQANGTLLFPVINVNDSVTETKFQNLCGCRPSGPDGLLMATDIKIAGKVAVVCGYGDVGKDCAAALKKAGACVIVTEINPIRALQALMEGILVLTLEDVVSEADIFIVTAGGSKGITVDHMRKMKNNAIVCNSGPFDKAIDMPGLESFPGMKRITFNPQTDRWVFPDTESGVIVLADGRLVNLGHPSSVMSSCTFTNQVMAQLELWMERETGKYEKKVYAMPKHLDEKVAILHLGKLGAKLTKLSMEHSD, from the exons atggCGTTGCCAGCGGAGAGAACCGCCAGCGGCCGCGAGTACAAGGTCAAGGACATGTCGCAAGCGGACTTCGGCCGCCTCGAGATCCAGCTCGCGGAGGTCCAAATGCCCGCCCTCATGTCCTGCCGCTCGGTGTTTGGCCCCTCGCAACCACTCAAGGGCGCAAGGATCACCGGCTCCGTCCACATGACCATCCAGACTGCCGTCCTCATCGAGACCCTCACCGCCCTCGGCGCCGAGGCCCGCTGGTGCTCGTGCAACACCTTCTCCACCCAGGACCACGCGGCGGCTGTCATCGCCCGCGACTCCGCT GGCATCAAGGCGGAGGAGGCCTACGAGAACACTGGGAATCTCCCCGACCCGGCGTCCACTGATAATACGGAGTTGCAGATCGTGCTGACCATAATCAGGGATGGGTTGGAGACCGATCTGAAGAGGTACCACAAGATGAAGGAGAGACTCGTCGGAGTCTCCGTGGCGACCGCCACTGCTGTCGAGAGGCTGTACCGGATGCAGGCCAATGGGACTCTCTTATTCCCCGTTATTAATGTCAACGACTCTGTCACCGAGACCAAG TTTCAAAATTTGTGCGGTTGCCGCCCCTCTGGGCCTGACGGTCTACTGATGGCCACCGACATTAAGATTGCCGGGAAAGTTGCTGTGGTCTGTGGATATGGAGACGTCGGCAAGGACTGCGCTGCTGCCCTGAAGAAGGCCGGTGCTTGTGTCATTGTGACCGAAATCAATCCCATCCGCGCTCTCCAGGCTCTCATGGAAGGTATCCTGGTCCTAACCCTCGAGGATGTTGTCTCCGAGGCCGACATCTTTATCGTCACCGCGGGCGGCAGCAAGGGCATCACGGTCGACCacatgaggaagatgaagaacaaCGCCATTGTCTGCAACAGTGGTCCCTTCGATAAGGCGATTGACATGCCCGGACTCGAGAGCTTCCCGGGCATGAAGCGCATCACCTTCAATCCCCAGACGGACAGGTGGGTCTTCCCCGACACCGAGTCGGGCGTCATTGTCTTGGCGGACGGACGCCTCGTGAACTTGGGCCACCCTAGCTCGGTGATGTCCTCCTGCACCTTCACGAACCAGGTGATGGCGCAGCTGGAGCTGTGGATGGAAAGGGAGACGGGCAAGTATGAGAAGAAGGTCTACGCCATGCCCAAGCACCTGGACGAGAAGGTGGCCATTCTTCACCTCGGCAAGCTTGGCGCTAAGCTCACCAAGCTTAGCATGGAGCATTCCGACTAG